A window of the Agrococcus jejuensis genome harbors these coding sequences:
- a CDS encoding 6-phosphofructokinase: MRIGILTSGGDCPGLNAVIRAAVLGGIKQHGHEFVGIRDGWRGLVAGDVRVLNRSSVRGISRVGGTILGTSRTNPFEGDQGGPANIAATMERLGIDAVLAIGGEGTLAAGKRLSDAGIPIVGVPKTIDNDLDATDYTFGFDTAVQIATEAGDRLRTTGDSHMRCMVLEVMGRHVGWIALHAGMAVGAHAILIPEQPRSIDEICDWAQQVYDRRRAPLIVVSEGFRLEGMEEAHSHKGLDAFNRPRLGGISELITPEIEARTGIESRSTVLGHIQRGGAPTGADRVLATRFGLAAIEAVHQQAWGQMVSLRGTDIVRVPFADALVGLKVVPEERYHEAELLFG; encoded by the coding sequence ATGCGCATCGGCATCCTCACCTCCGGCGGCGACTGCCCGGGTCTCAACGCCGTCATCCGAGCAGCGGTGCTCGGCGGCATCAAGCAGCACGGGCACGAGTTCGTGGGCATCCGCGACGGCTGGCGCGGCCTCGTCGCCGGCGACGTGCGCGTGCTCAACCGCTCGTCGGTGCGCGGCATCTCGCGCGTCGGCGGCACGATCCTCGGCACGAGCCGCACGAACCCCTTCGAGGGCGACCAGGGTGGCCCCGCGAACATCGCAGCGACGATGGAGCGCCTCGGCATCGACGCCGTGCTCGCCATCGGCGGCGAGGGCACGCTCGCGGCGGGCAAGCGCCTGAGCGACGCCGGCATCCCGATCGTGGGCGTGCCGAAGACGATCGACAACGACCTCGACGCCACCGACTACACGTTCGGCTTCGACACGGCCGTGCAGATCGCGACCGAGGCCGGCGACCGCCTGCGCACGACGGGCGACTCGCACATGCGCTGCATGGTGCTCGAGGTCATGGGCCGCCACGTCGGCTGGATCGCGCTGCACGCCGGCATGGCCGTGGGTGCGCACGCCATCCTCATCCCCGAGCAGCCGCGCTCGATCGACGAGATCTGCGACTGGGCGCAGCAGGTGTACGACCGTCGCCGCGCGCCGCTCATCGTCGTGTCCGAGGGCTTCCGCCTCGAGGGCATGGAGGAGGCGCACTCGCACAAGGGCCTCGACGCGTTCAACCGTCCGCGTCTCGGCGGCATCTCCGAGCTCATCACGCCCGAGATCGAGGCCCGCACGGGCATCGAGTCGCGCTCGACCGTGCTCGGCCACATCCAGCGCGGCGGCGCCCCCACGGGTGCCGACCGCGTGCTCGCGACCCGCTTCGGCCTCGCGGCCATCGAGGCGGTGCACCAGCAGGCGTGGGGCCAGATGGTGTCGCTGCGCGGCACCGACATCGTGCGCGTGCCCTTCGCCGACGCCCTGGTGGGTCTCAAGGTCGTGCCCGAGGAGCGCTACCACGAGGCCGAGCTGCTCTTCGGCTGA
- the rsgA gene encoding ribosome small subunit-dependent GTPase A, whose translation MSWLSDEPDDPYEEYGDSVRERPNPKANRPRTKIRPEHADSVDGFVTAVDRGRYTVVVRDGQPDEAIITTTRARELRKQAIVAGDRVDVVGDTSGDEGTLSRIVRIQPRTTVLRRSADDSDEFERVIVANADLMLMVVAARDPEPRPRLVHRYLVAAYDAGITPILVVTKTDLADPAPLLAHFEGLDIETWRSRSDDPPAAALRERLDSHVTVAVGHSGVGKSTLVNALVPEAGRAVGHVNAVTGRGRHTSSSTQSYRLGSGWVIDTPGVRSFGLGHIDVASILKAFPDIQAASDDCPRGCTHLADAPDCAIQEAADRGELDRTRVESVQGLLGTLTVEDRW comes from the coding sequence ATGAGCTGGCTCAGCGACGAGCCCGACGACCCGTACGAGGAGTACGGCGACTCGGTGCGCGAGCGACCGAACCCCAAGGCGAACCGACCGCGCACGAAGATCCGGCCCGAGCACGCCGACTCCGTCGACGGGTTCGTGACGGCGGTCGACCGCGGCCGCTACACGGTCGTCGTGCGCGACGGTCAGCCCGACGAGGCGATCATCACGACGACGCGCGCGCGCGAGCTGCGCAAGCAGGCGATCGTCGCGGGCGACCGCGTCGACGTCGTGGGCGACACGTCGGGCGACGAGGGGACCCTCTCGCGCATCGTGCGCATCCAGCCGCGCACGACGGTGCTGCGGCGCTCTGCCGACGACTCCGACGAGTTCGAGCGCGTCATCGTCGCGAACGCCGACCTCATGCTCATGGTCGTCGCCGCACGCGATCCCGAGCCGCGCCCTCGCCTCGTCCACCGCTACCTCGTCGCCGCGTACGACGCGGGGATCACCCCCATCCTTGTCGTGACGAAGACCGACCTCGCCGACCCCGCGCCCCTGCTCGCGCACTTCGAGGGCCTCGACATCGAGACGTGGCGCTCGCGCTCCGACGACCCGCCCGCCGCGGCGCTGCGCGAGCGGCTCGACAGCCACGTGACCGTCGCCGTCGGCCACTCGGGCGTCGGCAAGTCGACGCTCGTCAACGCCCTCGTGCCCGAGGCGGGCCGCGCCGTCGGCCACGTCAACGCCGTCACGGGCCGCGGCCGCCACACGTCGTCGTCGACGCAGTCGTACCGGCTCGGCTCCGGCTGGGTCATCGACACCCCCGGCGTGCGCTCGTTCGGCCTCGGCCACATCGACGTCGCGTCGATCCTCAAGGCGTTCCCCGACATCCAGGCAGCGAGCGACGACTGCCCGCGCGGCTGCACGCACCTCGCCGACGCGCCCGACTGCGCCATCCAGGAGGCCGCCGACCGCGGCGAGCTCGACCGCACGCGCGTCGAGTCGGTGCAGGGCCTGCTCGGCACGCTCACGGTCGAGGACCGCTGGTGA
- a CDS encoding MBL fold metallo-hydrolase: MSAITSVRITQWGVGHGGFHTQSIDVKGERVHVVYDCGSSDSARRVEDAADEYARSIAGERVERLVLSHFDDDHINGLRYLADAFRKNDVTVGRIVAPLLTPLDRLVLALASEGDRSLRRLILEPEAVLGEEFGAEIQLVAGNDLGPVNNAPLGSDSDSTGRRVRGRVDGGFDVNEDAGTPSLVWEVVPYVYPAISNERGRYWSRLCEKLPDLSDVGVPSNADVSMVLTEHIKVARETRPNSRKSDWTNFSSITLYSGPTGPSTVGWIHAPRGRPIAGAIGWLGTGDSRYGQKRTVDAMSNALGLHRLKNVGVVGAPHHGSAKNSSAHFWSQLPNVMVATFHASGRHGHPTIQAMRQAADSGAAVVPVNDRSYEQCAVTLR; encoded by the coding sequence ATGTCCGCGATCACATCAGTCCGCATCACGCAGTGGGGCGTCGGACACGGTGGCTTTCACACTCAGTCGATCGACGTCAAGGGTGAGCGGGTTCACGTGGTGTACGACTGCGGGAGTTCGGATTCTGCGCGTCGAGTGGAAGACGCTGCCGACGAGTACGCGCGATCGATCGCGGGCGAGAGAGTGGAGCGCCTGGTGCTCTCCCACTTCGATGACGACCACATCAACGGGCTCAGGTACCTTGCCGATGCGTTCCGCAAGAATGACGTCACGGTGGGTCGCATCGTCGCCCCGCTCCTGACCCCACTTGATCGCCTAGTGCTTGCCCTCGCCTCAGAAGGCGACCGATCACTTCGCCGGCTGATACTTGAGCCTGAAGCCGTTCTCGGCGAGGAGTTCGGTGCAGAGATTCAGTTGGTCGCAGGGAACGACCTGGGCCCTGTCAACAACGCACCGCTGGGCAGCGACAGCGATTCGACTGGGCGTCGAGTACGCGGTCGGGTCGATGGTGGCTTCGATGTCAACGAGGATGCGGGTACGCCGAGTCTGGTCTGGGAGGTCGTGCCTTACGTGTACCCGGCGATATCGAATGAACGCGGCCGTTACTGGTCCCGTCTCTGTGAGAAGCTGCCGGACCTGAGCGACGTCGGGGTGCCATCGAACGCTGATGTCAGCATGGTGTTGACCGAACACATCAAGGTAGCTCGCGAGACACGGCCGAATTCAAGGAAGTCCGACTGGACGAACTTCTCCTCGATCACGCTGTACTCCGGGCCAACTGGACCGTCTACCGTCGGCTGGATTCACGCCCCTCGAGGAAGGCCGATCGCCGGCGCCATTGGCTGGCTCGGGACCGGCGACTCGCGCTATGGCCAGAAGCGAACTGTGGACGCAATGAGTAATGCGCTCGGGCTGCACCGTCTGAAGAACGTTGGCGTGGTCGGGGCCCCTCATCATGGTTCGGCGAAAAACTCGTCCGCACACTTCTGGAGTCAGCTGCCCAATGTGATGGTGGCGACGTTTCACGCATCAGGTAGGCACGGGCACCCGACCATCCAAGCCATGCGGCAGGCAGCGGACTCAGGGGCCGCTGTCGTCCCCGTGAACGACCGATCGTACGAGCAGTGCGCAGTTACTTTGCGGTAG
- a CDS encoding Lrp/AsnC family transcriptional regulator, whose translation MPAKIPFEPDSVDTAILDALQRDGRQSIADLARRIRMSHSATAERMRRLEESGVITGYGAQVDPERLGYAILAYLRLRYPSSVYEPLHALIADLPEVVEAHHVTGDDCFIMKVVATSMRHLEQVSGRVGTLGSVTTSVVYSSPLPSRAVLPPT comes from the coding sequence ATGCCCGCGAAGATCCCGTTCGAGCCCGACTCGGTCGACACCGCCATCCTCGACGCCCTCCAGCGCGATGGCCGGCAGAGCATCGCCGACCTCGCGCGTCGCATCCGCATGAGCCACAGCGCGACCGCCGAGCGCATGCGCCGACTCGAGGAGTCGGGCGTCATCACGGGCTACGGCGCGCAGGTCGACCCCGAGCGACTGGGCTACGCGATCCTCGCCTACCTGCGGCTGCGCTACCCCAGCTCGGTGTACGAGCCGCTGCACGCGCTCATCGCCGACCTGCCGGAGGTCGTCGAGGCGCACCACGTCACGGGCGACGACTGCTTCATCATGAAGGTCGTCGCGACGAGCATGCGCCACCTCGAGCAGGTGAGCGGCCGCGTCGGCACGCTCGGCAGCGTCACGACGAGCGTCGTCTACTCGTCGCCGCTGCCGTCGCGCGCGGTGCTGCCGCCCACGTGA
- a CDS encoding VOC family protein, whose product MTRVATSLWFDGGIEEAAALYVSLMPGSEILHTSRYPDDAAFPGDMAGQALTVDMTIGGHSVTLLNGGPAFPLTEAVSLVLEVEGQAEIDRLWDALLEGGGRESQCGWLVDRFGLSWQIVPTAMGQLMSGPNAGAVTAALMTMAKIDVGELERASAGS is encoded by the coding sequence ATGACGAGGGTCGCGACGAGCCTGTGGTTCGACGGAGGCATCGAGGAGGCGGCGGCGCTGTACGTGTCGCTCATGCCGGGCAGCGAGATCCTGCACACGAGCAGGTACCCCGACGACGCCGCGTTCCCCGGCGACATGGCTGGGCAGGCGCTCACGGTCGACATGACGATCGGCGGGCACTCGGTCACGCTGCTCAACGGTGGGCCGGCGTTCCCGCTGACGGAGGCGGTGTCGCTCGTGCTCGAGGTCGAGGGGCAGGCCGAGATCGACCGGCTGTGGGATGCGCTGCTCGAGGGCGGTGGGCGCGAGAGCCAGTGCGGGTGGCTCGTGGATCGGTTCGGCCTGTCGTGGCAGATCGTGCCGACGGCGATGGGTCAGCTGATGTCGGGGCCGAACGCGGGCGCCGTGACGGCGGCGCTCATGACGATGGCGAAGATCGACGTCGGCGAGCTCGAGCGGGCGAGCGCGGGTTCGTGA
- a CDS encoding MarR family winged helix-turn-helix transcriptional regulator: protein MTERRPSPVVALIASAGSWEARLTADLRDLGLTTRRLGLLAHLDALPDLSFSELARRTGITVQSAHTAVRQLAADGLVDDATAHAGARSALRLTERGRAALVEAQERVATLDAALAAEQPALAAALAAARPPTADTPIDADA, encoded by the coding sequence GTGACCGAGCGACGCCCGAGCCCCGTGGTCGCGCTGATCGCGTCCGCAGGATCGTGGGAGGCGCGGCTCACGGCCGACCTGCGCGACCTGGGCCTCACGACGCGCAGGCTCGGCCTGCTCGCGCACCTCGACGCACTCCCCGACCTGTCGTTCTCGGAGCTCGCGCGCCGCACGGGCATCACGGTGCAGTCGGCGCACACGGCCGTGCGCCAGCTCGCCGCCGACGGGCTCGTCGACGACGCGACGGCGCACGCGGGCGCGCGGTCGGCGTTGCGGCTCACCGAGCGCGGCCGCGCGGCGCTCGTCGAGGCGCAGGAGCGGGTCGCGACCCTCGACGCGGCGCTCGCCGCCGAGCAGCCGGCGCTCGCCGCCGCCCTCGCGGCGGCGCGTCCGCCGACGGCGGACACGCCGATCGACGCCGACGCCTGA
- the aroA gene encoding 3-phosphoshikimate 1-carboxyvinyltransferase produces the protein MTQAPHSRAWAAPVATGPLDATVHLPGSKSLTNRELVLAALADGPGLLRAPLHSRDSALMVDALRALGVGVEEVGSGPFGPDLRVTPGPLGAASVDCGLAGTVMRFLPVVAALATGAVDFDGDPHARKRPNATTIEALRALGVRVEDGGTGTMPFTVHGTGAVRGGELAIDASASSQFVSALLLAAPRFAQGLTLRHTGERLPSLPHIDMTIATLRARGVDASSPEQGVWRVEPGPIAALEVAIEPDLSNAAPFLAAALVAGGRVTVAGWPASTTQVGAELPALLTRLGASVSIDGDRCTVDGGAGVAVAPLAGGTIDMAHAGELSPTIAALGVFADAPLTIDGIGHIRGHETDRIDALVDDLALLGGSATGDAESITVQPGALHGGPWAAYADHRIATAGALLGLAVPGVEVDDIAATAKTIPEFPELWQRMLAG, from the coding sequence ATGACTCAGGCGCCGCATTCCCGCGCGTGGGCGGCTCCGGTGGCCACCGGCCCGCTCGACGCGACCGTGCACCTGCCCGGCTCGAAGTCGCTGACGAACCGCGAGCTCGTGCTCGCGGCGCTCGCCGACGGGCCCGGCCTGCTGCGCGCTCCCCTGCATTCGCGCGACTCCGCGCTCATGGTCGACGCGCTGCGCGCGCTGGGCGTGGGCGTGGAGGAGGTGGGCTCGGGACCGTTCGGACCCGACCTGCGCGTGACGCCCGGACCGCTCGGCGCGGCCTCGGTCGACTGCGGCCTCGCGGGCACGGTCATGCGCTTCCTGCCGGTCGTCGCGGCGCTCGCGACGGGCGCGGTCGACTTCGACGGCGATCCGCATGCGCGCAAGCGGCCGAACGCGACGACGATCGAGGCGCTGCGGGCGCTCGGCGTGCGCGTGGAGGACGGCGGCACCGGCACGATGCCGTTCACGGTGCATGGCACGGGAGCGGTGCGCGGCGGGGAGCTCGCCATCGATGCGAGCGCGTCGAGCCAGTTCGTGTCGGCGCTGCTGCTCGCGGCGCCGCGCTTCGCGCAGGGCCTCACGCTGCGCCACACGGGCGAGCGGCTGCCGTCGCTGCCCCACATCGACATGACGATCGCGACGCTGCGCGCGCGCGGCGTGGATGCGTCGTCGCCCGAGCAGGGCGTGTGGCGCGTCGAGCCCGGCCCCATCGCGGCGCTCGAGGTCGCGATCGAGCCCGACCTCTCGAACGCTGCGCCGTTCCTCGCCGCCGCGCTCGTCGCGGGTGGCCGCGTCACGGTGGCCGGCTGGCCCGCGTCGACGACCCAGGTGGGCGCCGAGCTGCCCGCGCTGCTCACGCGGCTCGGCGCATCCGTCTCGATCGACGGCGACCGCTGCACCGTCGACGGCGGCGCGGGCGTCGCCGTCGCGCCGCTCGCGGGCGGCACGATCGACATGGCCCACGCGGGCGAGCTGTCGCCGACGATCGCGGCGCTCGGCGTCTTCGCCGACGCGCCCCTCACGATCGACGGCATCGGCCACATCCGCGGCCACGAGACCGATCGCATCGACGCGCTCGTCGACGACCTCGCGCTGCTCGGCGGCTCGGCCACGGGCGACGCGGAGTCGATCACGGTGCAGCCGGGCGCGCTGCACGGCGGCCCGTGGGCGGCGTACGCCGACCACCGCATCGCCACGGCCGGCGCGCTGCTGGGCCTCGCGGTGCCCGGCGTCGAGGTCGACGACATCGCCGCGACCGCCAAGACCATCCCGGAGTTCCCCGAGCTCTGGCAGCGGATGCTGGCCGGCTGA
- a CDS encoding rhodanese-like domain-containing protein — MREISVDAIAADTAVPVVDVREQDEWDAGHVPHAIHIPMGEIVERLSEVPDGVAVICHSGGRSARVVQYLESQGYTAANVVGGTSAWIAAGHDVAR; from the coding sequence ATGCGCGAGATCTCCGTGGACGCCATCGCCGCCGACACCGCCGTGCCCGTCGTCGACGTGCGCGAGCAGGACGAATGGGATGCGGGGCACGTGCCGCACGCGATCCACATCCCGATGGGCGAGATCGTGGAGCGCCTCTCGGAGGTGCCCGACGGCGTCGCCGTGATCTGCCACTCCGGCGGCCGCTCGGCGCGCGTCGTGCAGTACCTCGAGTCGCAGGGCTACACGGCCGCGAACGTCGTCGGCGGCACGTCGGCGTGGATCGCGGCCGGCCACGACGTCGCCCGCTGA
- a CDS encoding rhodanese-like domain-containing protein translates to MTTAPSASDLRVAHFASRLAFETDASDVHADQEAGARFVLLDSRAEVAWLQGHAVGAVHMPTAQIAARAPLEIPIDVPVVAYCWGPGCNGATRAALELARLGYEVREMLGGFEYWAREGYPVEDAHGPVVREKDPLTAPLGAVACAC, encoded by the coding sequence ATGACGACAGCACCCTCCGCGAGCGACCTCCGCGTCGCCCACTTCGCCTCCCGCCTCGCATTCGAGACCGACGCCTCGGACGTGCACGCCGACCAGGAGGCGGGCGCGCGCTTCGTGCTGCTCGACTCCCGCGCCGAGGTCGCGTGGCTGCAGGGCCACGCCGTGGGTGCCGTGCACATGCCGACGGCGCAGATCGCTGCGCGCGCGCCGCTCGAGATCCCCATCGACGTTCCCGTCGTCGCCTACTGCTGGGGTCCGGGTTGCAACGGTGCGACGCGCGCGGCGCTCGAGCTCGCGCGGCTCGGCTACGAGGTGCGCGAGATGCTCGGCGGCTTCGAGTACTGGGCGCGCGAGGGATACCCGGTCGAGGATGCGCACGGACCCGTCGTGCGCGAGAAGGACCCGCTCACGGCGCCGCTCGGCGCCGTCGCCTGCGCCTGCTGA
- a CDS encoding inositol monophosphatase family protein, whose amino-acid sequence MSHADDLALALRIADAADAISMDRFRASDLHVTTKPDATHVTDADKAVEARIRELVEAERPDDAFFGEETGTTGDSPRQWIVDPIDGTAHFLRGAPVWATLIALVVDGEVVVGVCSMPSLGRRWWAARGEGAWTSPGEQRLQVSALGALADAAISYNSIQGWDGAGYLDELVALQRDVWRARSYGDAWSYMLLAEGALDVVGEFDLKPYDMAALVPIVEEAGGRFTSIDGQPGPWHGSALATNGVLHDELLGRLAR is encoded by the coding sequence GTGAGCCACGCCGACGACCTCGCCCTCGCCCTCCGCATCGCCGACGCCGCAGACGCGATCTCCATGGATCGCTTCCGCGCGAGCGACCTGCACGTGACGACGAAGCCCGATGCGACGCATGTGACCGACGCCGACAAGGCCGTCGAGGCGCGCATCCGCGAGCTCGTCGAGGCCGAGCGCCCCGACGACGCCTTCTTCGGCGAGGAGACCGGCACGACGGGCGACAGCCCGCGCCAGTGGATCGTCGACCCCATCGACGGCACCGCCCACTTCCTGCGCGGCGCGCCCGTGTGGGCGACGCTCATCGCCCTCGTGGTCGACGGCGAGGTCGTCGTCGGCGTCTGCTCGATGCCGTCGCTCGGCCGCCGCTGGTGGGCGGCGCGCGGCGAGGGCGCGTGGACGTCGCCGGGCGAGCAGCGCCTGCAGGTCTCGGCGCTCGGCGCGCTCGCCGACGCCGCGATCTCGTACAACTCGATCCAGGGCTGGGATGGCGCAGGCTACCTCGACGAGCTCGTCGCGCTGCAGCGCGACGTGTGGCGTGCCCGCTCGTACGGCGACGCGTGGAGCTACATGCTGCTCGCCGAGGGCGCGCTCGACGTCGTGGGCGAGTTCGACCTCAAGCCGTACGACATGGCGGCGCTCGTGCCGATCGTCGAGGAGGCCGGCGGCCGCTTCACGTCGATCGACGGCCAGCCGGGCCCCTGGCACGGCTCGGCCCTCGCGACGAACGGCGTGCTGCACGACGAGCTGCTCGGGCGTCTGGCGCGCTGA
- a CDS encoding DUF3817 domain-containing protein codes for MTAAAPTASRSPLSTPLALFRVVAIAEAITWALLIGGMILRAVTGEGIGVSIGGGVHGFVFLAYVATVVLVGIHQRWAAGTWALSIGSAIVPFATIPAELWLSRSGRLAGTWRLEATSDPRDQRPLDRAVRTLLRHPIAFGLAAAALVVVVFVALLVVGPPGGGEH; via the coding sequence ATGACCGCCGCCGCGCCCACCGCCTCACGATCCCCGCTCTCCACCCCGCTCGCGCTGTTCCGCGTCGTCGCGATCGCCGAGGCGATCACGTGGGCGCTGCTCATCGGTGGCATGATCCTGCGCGCGGTGACGGGCGAGGGCATCGGCGTCTCGATCGGCGGCGGCGTGCACGGATTCGTGTTCCTCGCCTACGTCGCGACCGTCGTGCTCGTGGGCATCCACCAGCGCTGGGCCGCCGGCACGTGGGCGCTGTCGATCGGCTCGGCGATCGTGCCGTTCGCCACGATCCCCGCAGAGCTGTGGCTCAGCCGCTCCGGTCGGCTCGCGGGCACCTGGCGCCTCGAGGCGACGAGCGACCCGCGCGACCAGCGCCCGCTCGACCGCGCCGTGCGCACGCTGCTGCGGCATCCGATCGCCTTCGGCCTCGCGGCCGCAGCGCTCGTGGTCGTCGTCTTCGTCGCGCTGCTCGTCGTCGGCCCGCCCGGAGGCGGCGAGCACTGA
- a CDS encoding zf-HC2 domain-containing protein yields MGDCGCDKAKAELEEYLHAELCKEDAADIRAHLDGCTDCADEHTVGVQLTMALKQACKETAPEQLKDQVLARLRAVQATHG; encoded by the coding sequence ATGGGCGACTGCGGTTGCGACAAGGCCAAGGCCGAGCTCGAGGAGTACCTGCACGCGGAGCTGTGCAAGGAGGATGCGGCGGACATCCGCGCGCACCTCGACGGCTGCACCGACTGCGCCGACGAGCACACCGTCGGCGTGCAGCTGACGATGGCGCTCAAGCAGGCGTGCAAGGAGACGGCGCCCGAGCAGCTGAAGGACCAGGTGCTCGCGCGCCTGCGCGCCGTGCAGGCGACGCACGGCTGA
- a CDS encoding sigma-70 family RNA polymerase sigma factor, whose product MADDSDAFIAEALEYTDQLYAAAMRMTRNPQDAADLVQETYAKAYAARDSFTPGTNLRAWLYRIQTNTYINQYRKKQRQPFEAPLDDLEDWQIGVGESTTATRSRSAEAEAIDRMPAGVVRDALQSIPEDFRMVVYWVDVEGMSYAETAEIMKTPVGTVMSRLHRGRRQLRELLADYAREQGMTAGEKR is encoded by the coding sequence ATGGCAGACGACTCCGACGCGTTCATCGCCGAGGCCCTCGAGTACACCGACCAGCTGTACGCGGCCGCGATGCGCATGACGCGCAACCCGCAGGATGCGGCAGACCTGGTGCAGGAGACGTACGCGAAGGCGTACGCCGCCCGCGACTCCTTCACGCCCGGCACCAACCTTCGTGCCTGGCTGTACCGCATCCAGACGAACACGTACATCAACCAGTACCGCAAGAAGCAGCGGCAGCCCTTCGAGGCGCCGCTCGACGATCTCGAGGACTGGCAGATCGGCGTCGGCGAGTCGACCACGGCCACCCGGTCGCGGTCGGCGGAGGCCGAGGCCATCGACCGCATGCCTGCAGGCGTCGTGCGCGACGCGCTGCAGTCGATCCCCGAGGACTTCCGCATGGTCGTCTACTGGGTCGACGTCGAGGGCATGTCGTACGCCGAGACGGCGGAGATCATGAAGACGCCTGTCGGCACCGTGATGAGCCGCCTGCACCGTGGCAGGCGACAGCTTCGCGAGCTGCTGGCGGACTACGCCCGTGAGCAGGGCATGACGGCAGGGGAGAAGCGCTGA